One segment of Nocardia farcinica DNA contains the following:
- a CDS encoding nitroreductase/quinone reductase family protein encodes MSESEATTGQHDITDYDDPDAPWNQAWDEDAGIAGWNDDVIKEFRENSGKVGGAYAGGDLILLTTTGAKSGKRHTTPLGPLYRGETMYVSSFVEDKYPDWWHNIKANPQVTVELRDKTYRATGRVLEGAEYDEFAAWVLAENPLLADFQSKIDRPMPLVVLTLDGEIDAAPAE; translated from the coding sequence ATGAGCGAATCCGAAGCGACCACCGGTCAGCACGACATCACCGACTACGACGATCCCGACGCGCCGTGGAACCAGGCGTGGGACGAGGACGCCGGCATCGCGGGCTGGAACGACGATGTGATCAAGGAGTTCCGGGAGAACTCCGGCAAGGTGGGCGGTGCCTACGCGGGTGGGGATCTCATCCTGCTCACCACCACGGGAGCGAAGAGCGGCAAACGGCACACGACGCCGTTGGGGCCGCTGTACCGGGGCGAGACCATGTACGTGAGCTCGTTCGTCGAGGACAAGTACCCGGACTGGTGGCACAACATCAAGGCGAATCCGCAGGTCACCGTCGAGCTCCGGGACAAGACCTACCGGGCGACCGGCAGGGTGCTCGAAGGCGCGGAGTACGACGAGTTCGCGGCCTGGGTGCTGGCCGAAAACCCCCTGCTGGCGGACTTCCAGTCCAAGATCGACCGGCCCATGCCGCTGGTCGTGCTGACCCTCGACGGCGAGATCGACGCCGCGCCGGCGGAGTAG
- a CDS encoding cystathionine beta-synthase yields MRIADHVVDLIGNTPLVRLNNVVGPNAGLVAAKIEYLNPGGSSKDRIAVKMIDAAEKSGQLKPGGTIVEPTSGNTGVGLALVAQQRGYKCVFVCPDKVSEDKRNVLRAYGAEVVVCPTAVPPDHPDSYYSVSDRLVREIDGAWKPDQYSNPGGPESHYETTGPEIWHDTDGRVTHFVAGVGTGGTITGAGRYLKEVSGGKVRVIGADPEGSVYSGGSGRPYLVEGVGEDFWPSAYDPAVPDEIIAVSDADSFEMTRRLAREEGLLVGGSCGMAVVAAIEVARRDPDAVVVVLLPDGGRGYLSKIFNDQWMSSYGFLRTRLDGSPEPLVGDVLRGKSGELPDLVHTHPSETLRDAIEILREYGVSQMPVVGAEPPVMAGEVQGSVTERDLLSAVFEGRAHLTDSVAQHMSPSFPLIGSGEPISAATKALSDTDALMVVEDGKPVGVITRHDLLGFLSTGSVGH; encoded by the coding sequence ATGCGCATCGCGGATCACGTCGTGGACCTCATCGGCAACACGCCCCTGGTCCGGCTCAACAATGTCGTCGGCCCGAACGCGGGCCTGGTCGCCGCCAAGATCGAGTACCTCAATCCCGGCGGCAGCTCGAAGGACCGGATCGCGGTGAAGATGATCGACGCCGCGGAGAAGTCCGGCCAGCTGAAGCCGGGCGGCACCATTGTCGAGCCGACCTCCGGCAACACCGGCGTGGGTCTCGCGCTGGTGGCGCAGCAGCGCGGCTACAAGTGCGTGTTCGTCTGCCCGGACAAGGTCTCCGAGGACAAGCGCAACGTGCTGCGCGCCTACGGCGCCGAGGTCGTGGTCTGCCCGACCGCGGTCCCGCCGGATCACCCGGACAGCTACTACAGCGTCTCCGATCGGCTCGTCCGCGAGATCGACGGTGCGTGGAAGCCCGACCAGTACTCCAACCCGGGCGGCCCGGAGAGCCACTACGAGACCACCGGCCCGGAGATCTGGCACGACACCGACGGCCGGGTGACCCACTTCGTCGCGGGCGTCGGCACCGGCGGCACCATCACCGGCGCGGGCCGCTACCTCAAGGAGGTCTCCGGCGGGAAGGTGCGCGTCATCGGCGCCGACCCGGAGGGCTCGGTCTACTCCGGCGGCAGCGGCAGGCCCTACCTGGTGGAGGGCGTCGGCGAGGACTTCTGGCCCTCCGCCTACGACCCGGCCGTGCCGGACGAGATCATCGCCGTCTCCGACGCCGACTCCTTCGAGATGACCCGCAGGCTGGCCCGGGAGGAGGGCCTGCTGGTCGGCGGCTCCTGCGGCATGGCCGTGGTGGCCGCGATCGAGGTCGCGCGGCGGGATCCGGACGCCGTGGTGGTCGTGCTGCTGCCCGACGGCGGCCGCGGCTACCTGTCGAAGATCTTCAACGACCAGTGGATGAGCTCCTACGGCTTCCTGCGCACCCGCCTGGACGGCAGCCCCGAGCCGCTGGTGGGTGACGTGCTGCGCGGTAAGTCCGGCGAGCTGCCCGACCTGGTGCACACCCACCCGTCGGAGACGTTGCGCGACGCGATCGAGATCCTGCGCGAATACGGCGTCTCGCAGATGCCGGTGGTCGGTGCCGAGCCGCCGGTGATGGCGGGCGAGGTGCAGGGCAGCGTCACCGAGCGCGACCTGCTCTCGGCGGTGTTCGAGGGCCGCGCGCATCTCACCGATTCGGTGGCCCAGCACATGAGCCCGTCGTTCCCGCTGATCGGTTCCGGCGAGCCGATCTCGGCGGCGACCAAGGCGCTGTCGGACACCGACGCGCTGATGGTGGTCGAGGACGGCAAGCCGGTCGGCGTCATCACCCGGCACGATCTGCTCGGTTTCCTCAGCACCGGCAGCGTCGGCCACTGA
- a CDS encoding class I SAM-dependent methyltransferase, whose amino-acid sequence MHDVEDVLGRLRRYPDVEAVNLYAVDAADRLILDVAADAIEAAGSGRVAVIGDSYGALTLGAIARHDLRKVRVHQDLLTGELALANNARAVGLTDRYVPQPLTEALLADATVVLLRLPRALAGLSEVADAIARYADPAVQVIAGGRDKYLTKTMNDVLGESFAEVRASRGRQKSRTLLASGPKPVGAPPFPVRERLDEIDLEVVAHGAAFSGPRLDIGTRFLLEHLKLMKPDARDAIDLGCGTGILAVALAKARPGLRVVGTDQSAAAVASAEATAAANAVADRVRVVRDDAMSSAPDNSADLVLCNPPFHVGAAVHTGAAIKMFAETGRVLRPGGELWTVYNSHLDYRGVVERMVGRTDVVGRNRKFTVTRSVRGLHDVRQR is encoded by the coding sequence GTGCACGATGTGGAGGACGTACTCGGTCGCCTGCGGCGGTATCCGGACGTGGAGGCGGTCAACCTCTATGCCGTCGACGCCGCCGACCGGCTGATCCTCGACGTGGCCGCCGACGCCATCGAGGCAGCGGGCAGTGGGCGTGTCGCGGTGATCGGCGACAGCTACGGCGCGCTCACGCTCGGCGCGATCGCCCGCCACGACCTGCGCAAGGTGCGCGTGCACCAGGACCTGCTCACCGGTGAGCTGGCCCTGGCCAACAACGCGCGCGCGGTGGGCCTGACCGACCGCTACGTGCCCCAGCCGCTCACCGAGGCACTGCTCGCCGACGCGACCGTGGTGCTGCTGCGGCTGCCCCGGGCGCTGGCCGGACTGTCCGAGGTGGCCGACGCCATCGCCCGGTACGCCGACCCCGCCGTCCAGGTGATCGCCGGTGGCCGGGACAAGTACCTGACCAAGACCATGAACGACGTGCTCGGCGAGTCGTTCGCCGAGGTCAGGGCCAGCCGGGGCAGGCAGAAGTCGCGGACGCTGCTGGCCTCGGGACCCAAACCGGTGGGGGCGCCGCCGTTCCCGGTCCGGGAGCGGCTCGACGAGATCGATCTGGAGGTGGTCGCGCACGGCGCGGCCTTCTCCGGTCCGCGACTCGACATCGGCACCCGCTTCCTGCTCGAACATCTCAAGCTCATGAAGCCCGACGCCCGCGATGCCATCGATCTGGGCTGCGGCACCGGCATCCTCGCGGTCGCGCTGGCGAAGGCACGGCCGGGCCTGCGCGTGGTCGGCACCGACCAGTCCGCCGCCGCGGTCGCCTCCGCGGAGGCCACCGCCGCCGCCAACGCCGTCGCCGACCGGGTGCGGGTGGTCCGGGACGACGCGATGTCCTCGGCCCCGGACAACAGCGCCGATCTGGTGCTGTGCAACCCGCCCTTCCACGTCGGCGCGGCGGTGCACACCGGGGCCGCGATCAAGATGTTCGCGGAGACGGGTCGCGTTCTGCGGCCGGGTGGGGAATTGTGGACGGTGTACAACTCACACCTCGACTACCGGGGTGTGGTGGAGCGGATGGTCGGCCGGACCGACGTGGTCGGGCGCAACCGGAAGTTCACGGTGACTCGGTCGGTGCGTGGGCTGCACGACGTCCGGCAACGGTAG
- a CDS encoding SGNH/GDSL hydrolase family protein, whose translation MGAPRINRRTAAVTGAATLLAGSGAGTASWLAYRMLMAQAGIARGVIGRDTSKPPEADGIYTAGCVEPEPWRTGGQFDLHLMIFGDSTAAGVGCLTAEGVPGVRIARALAEATGQRIRLSTKAISGATSKGLAGQVDAMFVAGPPPDAAVVFIGANDITKKHSISASARRLGAAVARLHRAGSVVVVGTCPDLGTVSAIPQPLRTIVHNWSARLAKAQFAATTAAGGHPVPLSDLGPEFLHAPDRMFSADGFHPSADGYQLAAARILPTLLMALEGRGVDTDHGPGPTLRGLAARLRALIAQKSGVPAASPNGRADIPSAGPVRYT comes from the coding sequence GTGGGAGCACCTCGGATCAACAGGCGTACCGCCGCGGTGACGGGTGCCGCGACGTTGCTGGCCGGCTCCGGGGCGGGCACCGCCTCCTGGCTGGCGTACCGGATGCTGATGGCGCAGGCGGGTATCGCCCGCGGCGTGATCGGCCGGGACACCTCGAAACCGCCGGAGGCGGACGGCATCTACACCGCGGGGTGCGTCGAGCCCGAGCCGTGGCGCACCGGCGGGCAGTTCGACCTGCACCTGATGATCTTCGGTGACTCGACCGCCGCCGGGGTGGGCTGCCTGACCGCCGAGGGCGTGCCGGGCGTGCGCATCGCCCGCGCCCTGGCCGAGGCCACCGGACAGCGAATCCGGTTGAGCACCAAGGCCATTTCCGGCGCCACCTCCAAGGGCCTGGCCGGCCAGGTGGACGCCATGTTCGTGGCGGGACCGCCGCCGGACGCCGCCGTGGTGTTCATCGGCGCCAACGACATCACCAAGAAGCACTCCATCAGCGCCTCCGCGCGCCGGCTCGGCGCCGCGGTGGCCCGGCTGCACCGGGCGGGCAGCGTGGTGGTGGTCGGCACCTGCCCGGACCTGGGCACCGTGTCGGCGATCCCGCAGCCGCTGCGCACCATCGTGCACAACTGGAGCGCCCGCCTGGCCAAGGCACAGTTCGCCGCCACCACTGCCGCGGGCGGCCATCCGGTGCCGCTGTCGGATCTGGGCCCGGAGTTCCTGCACGCCCCGGACCGGATGTTCTCCGCCGACGGCTTCCACCCCTCGGCCGACGGCTATCAGCTGGCGGCCGCGCGCATCCTGCCCACCCTGCTCATGGCGCTCGAGGGTCGCGGGGTCGACACCGACCACGGACCAGGGCCGACCCTGCGCGGGCTCGCCGCCCGGTTGCGGGCGCTCATCGCGCAGAAATCCGGTGTGCCGGCGGCGTCGCCGAACGGCCGGGCCGACATTCCCTCCGCCGGGCCCGTTCGGTACACATAG
- a CDS encoding Bax inhibitor-1/YccA family protein: MRTSSNPIFKNLPKQEGGGYANFGSGVAGAGQFGQQFGHQYPNQYGQYQQQPYQQPAPPTTTRAMTIDDVVTKTGITLGVLAISAIVAYALTSANTGLAPLFVIVGGLVGLVLVLVATFANKMDNPVIVLSYAVAEGLFLGALSFMFTDVSFGGVGGSGLIAQAVLGTFGVFAGMLVVYKTGAIRVTPRFTRMIVGATIGVVVLMLGNLIASFFTDGGFGLRDGGALAIVFSLVCIAIAAFSFLLDFDAADQLIRAQAPEKAAWGVALGLTVTLVWLYVEILRLLSYFQND; encoded by the coding sequence GTGCGCACATCCAGCAATCCGATATTCAAGAACCTCCCGAAGCAAGAGGGCGGTGGCTACGCCAACTTCGGATCGGGCGTGGCGGGTGCCGGACAGTTCGGGCAGCAGTTCGGTCACCAGTACCCCAACCAGTACGGCCAGTACCAGCAGCAGCCGTACCAGCAGCCCGCGCCGCCCACCACCACCCGGGCGATGACCATCGACGACGTGGTCACCAAGACCGGCATCACGCTGGGTGTGCTGGCGATCTCGGCGATCGTCGCCTACGCGCTCACCTCGGCCAACACCGGCCTCGCCCCGCTGTTCGTGATCGTCGGCGGCCTGGTCGGCCTGGTGCTGGTGCTGGTGGCGACCTTCGCCAACAAGATGGACAACCCGGTCATCGTGCTGTCCTACGCGGTCGCCGAGGGGCTGTTCCTCGGTGCGCTGTCGTTCATGTTCACCGATGTCAGCTTCGGCGGTGTCGGTGGCAGCGGCCTGATCGCCCAGGCGGTGCTGGGCACCTTCGGTGTGTTCGCCGGCATGCTCGTGGTCTACAAGACCGGTGCCATCCGCGTGACGCCGCGCTTCACCCGCATGATCGTCGGCGCCACCATCGGCGTCGTGGTGCTGATGCTGGGCAACCTGATCGCGAGCTTCTTCACCGACGGCGGCTTCGGCCTGCGTGACGGCGGCGCGCTCGCCATCGTGTTCAGCCTGGTCTGCATCGCCATCGCCGCGTTCAGCTTCCTGCTCGACTTCGACGCCGCCGACCAGCTGATCCGCGCGCAGGCGCCGGAGAAGGCGGCCTGGGGCGTGGCGCTCGGCCTGACCGTCACCCTGGTGTGGCTGTACGTCGAGATCCTGCGACTGCTGAGCTACTTCCAGAACGACTAG
- a CDS encoding DUF6401 family natural product biosynthesis protein translates to MFLLGPALLEVSARRMLNRLHRSHGAPALAAAAAYPAVSAALDQHAAAVRDILEFGVDDAHRVPVPVLLAGYARGLLDHCGATVATVLSGATPMTGEAPADPAAWLDADWLQLRLASICLHARPAAR, encoded by the coding sequence GTGTTTCTGCTAGGCCCCGCGTTGCTCGAAGTGTCGGCGCGCCGCATGTTGAACCGCCTGCACCGCTCGCACGGGGCTCCGGCACTGGCCGCCGCGGCGGCGTACCCGGCCGTTTCGGCGGCACTGGATCAGCACGCCGCGGCCGTCCGCGACATCCTCGAATTCGGGGTGGACGACGCCCACCGCGTACCCGTGCCGGTCCTGCTCGCCGGGTACGCCCGCGGCCTGCTCGACCACTGCGGTGCCACCGTCGCCACCGTGCTCTCCGGCGCCACCCCGATGACCGGTGAAGCCCCGGCCGACCCCGCCGCCTGGCTCGACGCGGACTGGCTGCAACTGCGCCTGGCGAGCATCTGCCTGCACGCCCGCCCCGCCGCTCGGTGA
- a CDS encoding acyl-CoA dehydrogenase family protein: protein MVTVEELFAIDSLLDDEEREIRKTVAAFAAQRLRPHVADWFEAGTFPAREIAPALGELGLLGMHLEGYGCPGLSATAYGLACHELEAVDSGLRSMVSVQGSLAMSAIHKFGSEEQKQRWLPSMAAGEALGCFGLTEPDFGSNPGGMRTRAVRDGSDWVLNGSKMWITNGSVADVAVVWAYAVEGGDAKPVVRGFLVPTDTPGFTAREMRRKLSLRASITAELDLDEVRLPADAVLPGSNGLAAPLACLSEARFGIVFGALGAAADCLAATIDYARSREVFDKPLAAYQLTQAKIADMALEYGKGMLLALHLGRAKDAGRITAEQISAGKLNSTRTAIAIARECRTVLGANGITLDYPVLRHANNLESVLTYEGTSEVHQLVLGRALTDANAFR, encoded by the coding sequence ATGGTGACGGTGGAGGAACTCTTCGCGATCGACAGCCTGCTCGACGACGAGGAACGCGAGATCAGGAAGACCGTGGCGGCGTTCGCCGCGCAGCGGCTGCGCCCGCACGTGGCCGACTGGTTCGAGGCCGGGACCTTCCCGGCGCGCGAAATCGCGCCCGCGCTCGGTGAGCTCGGCCTGCTCGGCATGCACCTCGAGGGTTACGGCTGCCCCGGCCTGTCGGCGACGGCCTACGGGCTGGCCTGCCACGAGCTGGAAGCGGTGGATTCCGGCCTGCGCAGCATGGTCTCGGTGCAGGGCTCGCTGGCCATGTCGGCGATCCACAAGTTCGGCTCGGAGGAGCAGAAGCAGCGGTGGCTGCCGTCGATGGCCGCGGGCGAGGCGCTGGGCTGTTTCGGCCTCACCGAACCCGATTTCGGCTCCAACCCGGGCGGCATGCGCACCAGGGCGGTGCGCGACGGCTCGGACTGGGTGCTGAACGGCTCGAAGATGTGGATCACCAACGGCTCGGTCGCCGATGTGGCGGTGGTCTGGGCCTACGCCGTCGAGGGTGGGGACGCCAAGCCGGTGGTGCGCGGATTCCTGGTGCCCACCGATACACCGGGCTTCACCGCCCGGGAAATGCGCCGCAAGCTGTCGCTGCGCGCCTCGATCACCGCCGAACTGGATCTGGACGAGGTGCGCCTGCCCGCCGACGCGGTGCTGCCCGGGTCGAACGGGCTGGCCGCGCCGCTGGCGTGCCTGAGCGAAGCCCGCTTCGGCATCGTGTTCGGCGCGCTGGGCGCGGCCGCCGACTGCCTGGCCGCCACCATCGATTACGCCCGCTCCCGTGAGGTGTTCGACAAGCCGCTGGCCGCCTACCAGCTCACCCAGGCCAAGATCGCCGACATGGCGCTGGAGTACGGCAAGGGCATGCTGCTCGCGCTGCACCTGGGCCGGGCCAAGGACGCGGGCCGGATCACCGCCGAGCAGATCAGCGCGGGCAAGCTCAACAGCACCAGGACGGCGATCGCCATCGCCCGTGAATGCCGCACCGTCCTGGGGGCCAACGGCATCACCCTCGACTATCCGGTGCTGCGCCATGCCAACAACCTGGAGTCGGTGCTCACCTACGAAGGGACCTCGGAGGTGCACCAGCTGGTGCTCGGCCGCGCCCTGACCGACGCGAATGCCTTTCGCTGA
- a CDS encoding mechanosensitive ion channel family protein produces the protein MNTSSLAIDFQQGLSDAWSSVATFVPKLVGFLVILLVGWIIAKAVATIVNKVLERVGFDRLVERGGVKTMLDKSKYDASDLLAKLAYYAILLIALQLGFGVFGPNPISTMLNGIVAWLPRAAVAIVIIVVAGAIAHAVREMVTNMLGGLSYGSLLGKLAAVFIWGVGIIAALNQIGVATSVTTPILVTVLATIGGILIVGVGGGLIRPMQQRWENWLNGLEQDMPAMRGQAQAYQRGREDIAREQEYVDQQAARNQEQWQEATSGAGYPQTGGYQQQQGGYPQQGGGYPQGGGYPQGTEYPQGGAQGGYQQGYGQGGEYPQGGGYTRYGDEGDRR, from the coding sequence GTGAACACCTCCAGTTTGGCTATCGATTTCCAGCAGGGGCTATCGGACGCGTGGAGTTCGGTGGCGACGTTCGTCCCCAAGCTGGTCGGCTTCCTGGTCATCCTCCTGGTGGGTTGGATCATCGCGAAAGCCGTGGCGACCATCGTGAACAAAGTGCTCGAACGGGTCGGTTTCGACCGGCTGGTCGAGCGCGGCGGCGTCAAGACGATGCTCGACAAGAGCAAATACGATGCCTCCGACCTGCTGGCGAAGCTCGCCTACTACGCGATCCTGCTGATCGCGCTGCAGCTGGGCTTCGGCGTCTTCGGCCCGAACCCGATCAGCACCATGCTCAACGGCATCGTCGCCTGGCTGCCGAGGGCCGCGGTCGCGATCGTCATCATCGTGGTCGCGGGCGCGATCGCCCATGCCGTGCGCGAGATGGTCACCAACATGCTCGGTGGCCTGTCCTACGGCTCGCTGCTGGGCAAGCTGGCCGCGGTGTTCATCTGGGGCGTCGGCATCATCGCCGCGCTGAACCAGATCGGCGTCGCCACCTCGGTCACCACCCCGATCCTGGTCACCGTGCTCGCCACCATCGGCGGCATCCTGATCGTCGGCGTCGGCGGCGGTCTCATCCGGCCGATGCAGCAGCGGTGGGAGAACTGGCTCAACGGCCTCGAGCAGGACATGCCCGCGATGCGCGGCCAGGCGCAGGCCTACCAGCGCGGCCGCGAGGACATCGCGCGCGAGCAGGAGTACGTCGACCAGCAGGCCGCCCGCAACCAGGAGCAGTGGCAGGAGGCCACGTCGGGTGCGGGTTACCCGCAGACCGGCGGCTACCAGCAGCAGCAGGGCGGCTACCCGCAGCAGGGCGGCGGCTACCCCCAGGGTGGCGGCTACCCGCAGGGCACCGAGTACCCGCAGGGCGGCGCCCAGGGCGGTTACCAGCAGGGCTACGGCCAGGGCGGTGAGTATCCGCAGGGCGGTGGCTACACCCGGTACGGCGACGAAGGCGATCGCCGCTAG
- a CDS encoding acetyl-CoA C-acetyltransferase, whose amino-acid sequence MPEAVIVSTARSPIGRARKGSLVDMRPDDLATQIVRAALDKVPALDPTQIDDLILGCGSPAGEQGFNIARNVAVMLGYDTLPGTTVHRYCASSLQSTRMAFHAIKAGEGHAFISAGVETVSRYVHGSADSWPNTQNPIFADAQARTAKAAEGGAGIWHDPREDGLLPDVYIAMGQTAENVASFTGITREDQDRWGVRSQNRAEEAINNGFFEREITPVTLPDGTVVSKDDGPRAGVTYEAVSQLKPVFRPDGTVTAGNCCPLNDGAAALVIMSDVRAKELGLTPLARIVSTGVSGLSPEIMGLGPIESVKNALALANMSVDDIDLFEINEAFAVQVLGSARELKIDEDKLNVSGGAIALGHPFGMTGARITATLINNLQTYDKQFGVETMCVGGGQGMAMVLERLS is encoded by the coding sequence ATGCCAGAGGCAGTTATCGTTTCGACCGCACGCTCTCCCATCGGTCGTGCCCGCAAGGGCTCGCTGGTCGACATGCGTCCCGACGATCTGGCCACCCAGATCGTGCGCGCCGCACTGGACAAGGTTCCCGCGCTCGACCCCACCCAGATCGACGACCTGATCCTCGGCTGCGGCTCGCCCGCGGGTGAGCAGGGCTTCAACATCGCCCGCAACGTCGCGGTCATGCTCGGCTACGACACCCTGCCCGGCACCACCGTGCACCGCTACTGTGCCTCGTCCCTGCAGTCGACCAGGATGGCCTTCCACGCCATCAAGGCAGGCGAGGGACACGCCTTCATCTCCGCGGGCGTGGAGACGGTGTCGCGCTACGTGCACGGCTCGGCCGACAGCTGGCCGAACACCCAGAACCCGATCTTCGCCGACGCGCAGGCGCGCACGGCCAAGGCCGCCGAGGGCGGCGCGGGCATCTGGCACGACCCGCGCGAGGACGGCCTGCTGCCCGACGTCTACATCGCGATGGGCCAGACCGCCGAGAACGTCGCCAGCTTCACCGGCATCACCCGCGAGGACCAGGACCGCTGGGGCGTGCGTTCGCAGAACCGCGCGGAGGAGGCCATCAACAACGGCTTCTTCGAGCGCGAGATCACCCCGGTCACGCTGCCCGACGGCACGGTCGTCAGCAAGGACGACGGGCCGCGCGCCGGCGTCACCTACGAGGCCGTCTCCCAGCTCAAGCCGGTCTTCCGGCCGGACGGCACCGTCACCGCGGGCAACTGCTGCCCGCTCAACGACGGTGCGGCAGCGCTGGTGATCATGAGCGACGTGCGCGCCAAGGAGCTGGGCCTGACCCCGCTGGCCCGCATCGTGTCCACCGGCGTGTCCGGCCTGTCGCCGGAGATCATGGGCCTCGGCCCGATCGAGTCGGTCAAGAACGCGCTGGCGCTGGCGAACATGAGCGTCGACGACATCGACCTGTTCGAGATCAACGAGGCCTTCGCGGTGCAGGTGCTCGGCTCGGCCCGCGAGCTGAAGATCGACGAGGACAAGCTCAACGTCTCCGGCGGCGCGATCGCGCTCGGCCACCCGTTCGGCATGACCGGCGCCCGCATCACCGCGACGCTGATCAACAACCTGCAGACCTACGACAAGCAGTTCGGCGTCGAGACGATGTGCGTCGGCGGCGGCCAGGGCATGGCGATGGTGCTCGAGCGCCTGAGCTGA
- a CDS encoding cystathionine gamma-synthase encodes MSELGFSTRAVHAGFDPDPQTGAVNVPIYASSTFAQDGVGGLRGGFEYARTGNPTRSALEANLAALESGAHGRAFASGMAATDCVLRATLRPGDHIVIPDDAYGGTFRLIDKVFSQWGIEHTPAHVFDTDAMRAAIRPNTKLVWVETPTNPLLSIGDIPALAEIAHAAGAKLVVDNTFATPYLQQPLVLGADVVVHSTTKYLGGHSDVVGGALITNDPELDAAFAFLQNGAGAVPGPFDAYLTMRGTKTLAVRMERHCDNAEAIAGFLAKHPAVSKVIYPGLPEHPGHAVADKQMRRFGGMISVRLHGGRDAALDFCSRTKIFTLAESLGGVESLIEHPGAMTHASTAGSQLEVPADLVRLSVGIEDAADLLADVEQALAK; translated from the coding sequence ATGAGCGAGCTGGGATTCTCCACCAGGGCCGTGCACGCCGGATTCGATCCCGATCCCCAGACCGGCGCGGTGAACGTGCCGATCTACGCGAGCTCGACGTTCGCCCAGGACGGTGTCGGCGGCCTGCGCGGCGGCTTCGAGTACGCCCGGACCGGCAACCCGACCCGCAGCGCCCTGGAGGCCAACCTGGCCGCCCTCGAATCGGGCGCGCACGGCCGGGCCTTCGCCTCCGGCATGGCCGCCACCGACTGCGTGCTGCGCGCCACCCTGCGCCCCGGCGACCACATCGTCATCCCCGACGACGCCTACGGCGGCACCTTCCGGCTGATCGACAAGGTCTTCAGCCAGTGGGGCATCGAGCACACCCCGGCCCACGTCTTCGACACCGACGCCATGCGCGCGGCCATCCGCCCCAACACCAAGCTGGTGTGGGTGGAGACGCCGACCAATCCGCTGCTGAGCATCGGCGACATCCCGGCCCTCGCCGAGATCGCGCACGCCGCGGGCGCGAAGCTGGTGGTGGACAACACCTTCGCTACCCCGTATCTGCAGCAGCCGCTGGTGCTCGGCGCCGACGTGGTCGTGCACTCGACCACCAAGTACCTGGGCGGGCACTCCGACGTGGTGGGCGGCGCGCTGATCACCAACGATCCGGAGCTGGACGCGGCCTTCGCCTTCCTGCAGAACGGCGCGGGCGCGGTGCCCGGCCCGTTCGACGCCTACCTCACCATGCGCGGCACCAAGACACTGGCCGTGCGGATGGAGCGGCACTGCGACAACGCCGAGGCCATCGCCGGTTTCCTGGCGAAGCACCCGGCGGTATCCAAGGTGATCTACCCGGGCCTGCCGGAGCATCCCGGCCACGCCGTCGCCGACAAGCAGATGCGTCGTTTCGGCGGCATGATCTCGGTCCGGTTGCACGGCGGCCGGGACGCGGCACTGGACTTCTGCTCGCGGACGAAGATCTTCACCCTCGCCGAATCGCTGGGCGGGGTCGAGTCGCTGATCGAACACCCCGGCGCGATGACGCACGCCTCCACCGCGGGCTCCCAGCTCGAAGTGCCCGCGGACCTGGTGCGGCTGTCGGTCGGCATCGAGGACGCCGCGGATCTGCTCGCCGACGTCGAGCAGGCGCTGGCGAAGTAG
- the greA gene encoding transcription elongation factor GreA, with protein MTETNVTWLTQESHDRLKSELDALIANRPVIAAEINERREEGDLKENGGYHAAREEQGQQEARIRQLQELLNNAKVGVAPTKSGVALPGSVVKVYYDGDENDTETFLIATREEGLGHSDLETYSPNSPLGGALIDAKVGETREYTLPNGNTMKVTLVSAEPYHG; from the coding sequence ATGACCGAGACGAATGTGACCTGGCTGACCCAGGAGTCGCACGACAGGCTCAAGAGCGAACTCGACGCGCTCATCGCCAACCGTCCGGTCATCGCCGCGGAGATCAACGAGCGTCGCGAAGAAGGCGACCTCAAGGAGAACGGCGGATACCACGCCGCGCGCGAGGAGCAGGGCCAGCAGGAAGCCCGCATTCGTCAGCTGCAGGAGCTGCTGAACAACGCCAAGGTCGGCGTCGCGCCGACCAAGTCCGGCGTCGCGCTCCCCGGCTCGGTCGTGAAGGTCTACTACGACGGTGACGAGAACGACACCGAGACGTTCCTCATCGCCACCCGCGAGGAGGGCCTCGGCCACTCGGACCTCGAGACCTATTCGCCCAACTCCCCGCTCGGCGGTGCCCTGATCGATGCGAAGGTCGGCGAGACGCGCGAATACACGCTGCCCAACGGCAACACCATGAAGGTGACCCTGGTCAGCGCGGAGCCCTACCACGGCTGA